In one window of Henckelia pumila isolate YLH828 chromosome 1, ASM3356847v2, whole genome shotgun sequence DNA:
- the LOC140893472 gene encoding uncharacterized protein, with protein MATGFGESMSRHPPSPSCSGSNNNSDAGNFECNICFDLAQDPIVTLCGHLFCWPCLYKWLHIHSRSQECPVCKALIQEEKLVPLYGRGNNSTDPRSRSIPGLEIPHRPTGQRPETAPTPDPNANAFGQQGFGFMGGFGPFGGFAPMATANFGNFTFSAALGGLLPSFFNMQVHGFPNANMYGAGHGFHHGYSTAFHGGHAQGLHQRGNQEQQADSILKVLLLIIGLSVFLTLIWS; from the coding sequence ATGGCAACCGGGTTTGGGGAATCCATGAGCAGGCATCCACCAAGCCCTTCTTGCTCCGGTAGTAATAACAACAGTGATGCTGGAAATTTCGAGTGCAATATCTGCTTTGATTTGGCGCAAGATCCAATTGTTACACTTTGTGGTCATCTCTTCTGCTGGCCTTGTCTTTATAAGTGGCTTCATATTCACTCTCGTTCCCAAGAATGCCCTGTCTGCAAGGCCCTGATCCAGGAGGAGAAGTTAGTCCCTCTATATGGCCGTGGAAACAACTCGACTGATCCTCGATCTAGATCGATTCCAGGATTGGAGATTCCACATCGTCCCACTGGGCAAAGACCTGAGACAGCTCCTACTCCGGATCCTAATGCTAATGCATTTGGACAACAGGGATTTGGATTTATGGGAGGGTTTGGTCCATTTGGAGGTTTTGCACCAATGGCTACTGCCAATTTTGGAAACTTTACATTCTCGGCTGCACTAGGTGGCTTGCTTCCATCTTTCTTTAACATGCAAGTGCACGGATTTCCTAATGCCAACATGTATGGAGCGGGACATGGTTTCCACCATGGTTATTCAACTGCATTCCATGGTGGACATGCTCAGGGTCTTCACCAACGTGGAAATCAGGAACAGCAGGCAGATTCTATATTGAAGGTTCTCTTGTTAATAATTGGTTTGAGTGTGTTCCTGACATTGATTTGGAGTTGA
- the LOC140881291 gene encoding probable galacturonosyltransferase-like 1, producing MMNPTHPFFFHFFTFTTCFFLATSLAKQNEITKIPQIFREAPKFYNAPNCPSIVESDKNFYDDTDNNNNNNELVCSMEATHVAMTLDSAYIRGSMAAILSILQHTSCPQNIFFHFVVSVSASASASCLRTTIRDTFPYLNFRVYRFRDTAVAGLISTSIRSALDCPLNYARSYLADLLPPCVRRVVYLDSDLVLVDDIAKLAATSLGGDKVLAAPEYCNANFTSYFTPTFWSSPSLSLTFADRKACYFNTGVMVIDLRRWRAGDYTRKIEEWMELQKRMRIYELGSLPPFLLVFAGNIAPVDHRWNQHGLGGDNFRGLCRNLHPGPVSLLHWSGKGKPWARLDANRPCPLDALWAPYDLLKPSFSFDS from the coding sequence ATGATGAACCCTACTCACccatttttctttcatttttttacATTCACCACTTGCTTCTTTCTTGCCACTTCtcttgcaaaacaaaatgaaatcaCCAAAATCCCACAAATATTTAGAGAAGCCCCCAAATTCTACAATGCCCCCAATTGCCCTTCTATCGTCGAATCCGATAAGAATTTCTACGACGATACtgataacaacaacaacaacaacgagCTGGTTTGCTCGATGGAAGCTACTCATGTGGCGATGACATTGGATTCGGCCTACATTCGAGGCTCCATGGCCGCCATCCTTTCCATCCTCCAGCACACTTCTTGCCCTCAGAACATCTTCTTCCACTTCGTCGTCTCCGTCTCCGCCTCCGCCTCCGCCTCGTGTTTACGTACCACGATCAGGGATACGTTCCCGTACCTAAACTTCCGAGTCTACCGGTTCCGGGATACGGCGGTGGCGGGTCTGATCTCCACTTCCATCCGTTCCGCCCTCGACTGCCCGCTAAACTACGCCCGCAGCTACCTAGCAGACCTCCTGCCGCCGTGCGTCCGCCGCGTCGTTTATCTGGATTCCGACTTGGTCCTTGTCGACGACATTGCGAAGCTCGCCGCCACCTCGCTCGGTGGGGACAAGGTACTGGCGGCTCCGGAGTACTGCAACGCCAATTTCACGTCGTATTTCACCCCGACGTTTTGGTCGAGCCCTTCGCTCTCCCTGACGTTCGCCGATCGGAAAGCGTGCTACTTCAACACCGGAGTGATGGTGATCGACCTGCGACGGTGGCGGGCCGGGGATTACACGAGAAAGATCGAAGAATGGATGGAGTTGCAGAAGAGAATGAGGATATACGAACTGGGTTCTTTGCCGCCATTCTTGCTGGTTTTCGCCGGGAACATAGCGCCGGTGGATCACCGGTGGAACCAACACGGCCTCGGCGGAGATAACTTCCGTGGGCTCTGCCGGAATTTGCATCCGGGGCCGGTTAGTTTGCTGCATTGGAGTGGGAAAGGGAAGCCATGGGCGAGGCTTGATGCTAACAGGCCATGCCCATTGGATGCACTTTGGGCTCCTTACGATCTCTTGAAACCTTCCTTTTCATTTGATTCTTGA
- the LOC140874735 gene encoding pathogenesis-related protein 5-like: MNPMASEQNAVHVLLLMIMFFTGGFDIVSGAVFTLQNSCSYTIWPATLSGNGIAILGGGGFALAPGATVQLPAPAGWSGRFWARTGCNFDDTGNGRCATGDCGGNLKCTGGGVPPVSLAEFTLGSSGHMAQDFYDVSLVDGYNVGLGVRPSGGSGDCKYAGCVADVNGNCPKELQVVGEGGGAVVACKSACAAFDRPEFCCTGQYSTARTCSPTQYSQIFKNACPAAYSYAYDDATSTFTCTGADYFITFCPNS, translated from the exons ATGAATCCCATGGCGAGTGAGCAAAATGCTGTCCATGTTCTGCTCCTCATGATCATGTTCTTCACGG GAGGTTTCGATATTGTTTCCGGGGCTGTATTCACGCTCCAAAACAGCTGCAGTTACACGATTTGGCCTGCCACGCTCTCCGGCAATGGTATCGCCATTCTTGGAGGCGGCGGCTTTGCTTTGGCCCCGGGAGCCACCGTCCAGCTTCCGGCTCCCGCCGGTTGGTCCGGCCGTTTCTGGGCTCGTACAGGATGCAACTTCGATGACACCGGAAACGGGAGGTGCGCCACCGGAGACTGCGGTGGCAACTTAAAATGCACCGGCGGCGGGGTTCCGCCAGTCAGTCTGGCGGAATTCACTTTGGGAAGCAGTGGCCACATGGCCCAAGATTTCTACGACGTGAGCCTGGTGGACGGCTACAATGTCGGCCTTGGAGTACGGCCCTCCGGCGGGTCGGGAGACTGTAAGTACGCCGGGTGCGTGGCGGACGTGAACGGGAACTGCCCCAAGGAGCTGCAGGTGGTCGGAGAAGGCGGAGGCGCCGTGGTGGCATGCAAGAGCGCATGCGCGGCGTTCGATAGGCCGGAATTCTGCTGCACCGGCCAGTACTCGACGGCGAGAACGTGCTCGCCGACGCAATACTCGCAGATATTCAAGAATGCATGCCCGGCGGCGTACAGCTATGCGTACGATGATGCTACGAGTACATTTACTTGCACTGGTGCAGATTACTTCATCACATTTTGTCCCAACTCATAA